A stretch of the Bacillus anthracis str. Vollum genome encodes the following:
- a CDS encoding DUF3238 domain-containing protein translates to MTNIIKIRASVFIPMSWTEAKMDMETGQVIQFEGDSREFTPHAVNTMRSRVEQEVVVDFYKQEVFSYANTGITTEKVISPDGSVNKRTGKASTENIVCTDIVWNSGGVQFKMSASASNPLNVYAPPVDYVLNVCVKKDGSIDVQGEHDGFPCFEFYKQVDFGPFEKIYTHDFRETGDTAAALGGNMDYSFTKRL, encoded by the coding sequence ATGACTAATATCATAAAAATTAGAGCCAGTGTATTTATTCCAATGTCTTGGACTGAAGCTAAAATGGATATGGAAACAGGACAAGTAATCCAATTTGAAGGTGATTCACGTGAATTTACACCACATGCGGTAAATACGATGCGCTCTAGAGTAGAGCAAGAGGTAGTAGTTGATTTTTATAAACAAGAAGTGTTTTCATATGCGAACACGGGTATTACGACAGAGAAGGTTATAAGTCCAGATGGTTCTGTGAATAAAAGAACAGGAAAAGCGAGTACAGAGAATATTGTGTGTACTGATATCGTATGGAATTCCGGTGGTGTACAATTCAAAATGAGTGCCAGTGCAAGCAATCCATTAAATGTATATGCACCTCCTGTGGATTATGTATTAAATGTCTGTGTGAAAAAAGATGGTAGTATCGATGTTCAAGGAGAGCATGATGGATTCCCTTGTTTTGAATTTTATAAGCAAGTAGATTTCGGTCCATTTGAAAAAATATATACACATGATTTTAGAGAAACTGGTGATACAGCGGCAGCGCTAGGCGGGAACATGGATTATAGTTTTACAAAGAGATTATAG
- a CDS encoding DUF3238 domain-containing protein encodes MVHIVKVRGSVFAPYALLEPIKDPATGRLFEYAGDAREFTPYAANAKRSRLEQEVNIDFYKREIFTYADACIVTVKITNPDGSTEYQKGEISTENIVCTNIVWGEDEVSFEMRASASNPLNAAAPAADYLLAIRVNKSGTVHVEGVHDGFPCYEFYKQVDFGPFESIYIHDFRETNDTPAALAGEMEYSFKTTV; translated from the coding sequence ATGGTTCATATCGTAAAAGTTAGAGGGAGTGTCTTTGCACCATATGCATTGCTGGAACCTATTAAGGATCCTGCAACGGGAAGATTGTTTGAATATGCTGGAGATGCACGTGAGTTTACACCATACGCGGCGAACGCAAAGCGTTCAAGATTAGAACAAGAAGTGAATATTGATTTTTATAAAAGAGAAATTTTCACATATGCAGATGCTTGTATCGTCACAGTAAAGATTACAAATCCAGATGGCTCAACTGAGTATCAAAAAGGAGAAATAAGTACAGAAAACATTGTATGTACTAATATCGTATGGGGCGAGGATGAAGTTTCATTTGAAATGAGAGCAAGTGCTAGTAATCCGTTAAATGCGGCAGCACCTGCAGCTGATTATTTGTTGGCTATACGAGTTAATAAAAGTGGTACTGTGCATGTTGAAGGTGTACATGATGGTTTCCCTTGCTATGAATTTTATAAACAAGTAGATTTTGGTCCGTTTGAATCAATATATATACATGATTTTAGAGAAACAAATGATACTCCAGCAGCACTAGCTGGAGAGATGGAATATAGCTTTAAAACGACAGTCTAA
- a CDS encoding MarR family winged helix-turn-helix transcriptional regulator yields the protein MDQTFNELDLTSLLSLSFSTLITELHDKLSELGFEDIRPAHGFMFKRILPNGATGIELAEYLGVSKQAVSKMVDSLENSGYVTRKTHPTDKRGKIIVLTERGLAVMKAKEEIVAEIEQRWIENIGTERMQMLKEDLTTFVTKENTEKLSSNIRPVW from the coding sequence ATGGATCAAACATTTAACGAGTTAGATCTTACATCGCTTTTATCATTATCATTTAGCACATTAATTACTGAGCTACATGACAAATTAAGTGAATTAGGATTTGAGGATATTAGACCAGCACATGGTTTTATGTTCAAACGCATCCTTCCTAATGGGGCAACTGGTATAGAGCTAGCTGAGTATTTAGGGGTTTCCAAACAAGCTGTAAGTAAAATGGTGGATTCTCTTGAGAATAGTGGCTACGTTACACGTAAAACACACCCTACTGATAAAAGGGGTAAAATCATTGTTTTAACCGAACGTGGTTTAGCAGTAATGAAAGCAAAAGAAGAAATAGTAGCTGAAATAGAGCAGCGATGGATTGAAAATATAGGTACAGAACGAATGCAAATGCTAAAAGAAGATTTAACAACATTCGTTACTAAAGAAAATACAGAGAAATTATCATCAAATATACGACCTGTCTGGTAA
- a CDS encoding neutral/alkaline non-lysosomal ceramidase N-terminal domain-containing protein, whose product MSKVGVCKVDITPPIGIDFVGYHRETGINNIEEHIYGTVFVFEKDEMKIVFISIDNIGMLVEDTNMIREQVASELHVPFERITVVYTHTHSGPETVGDDPLVQSYKTILVNNVVHGAVTANKNLKQCEVGWGVTTGDIGVNRRERTFDGRAKMGTNIEGVVDKRIGMLAIRHAETKELSGIVVFCTAHPNVLKGDSDVLSADYPGMTREILEKIVNCPVIIVQGAAGNVNAKYRGSREALKKMAYTLSGHVLTMLPTVTYSPIVNVRTVSSTMQMKLKDIPEMNEIRSMAQLVEKQWGVNTDEWLTIVLEKYKQGIRQLRIDLEVQLFQINDGIFSGIPMEPFSETALEMKESLQNELAFFGGYTNGYIGYLPTKEEFAYGGYEVELSPVVYGPVTNLLMPLEENTAELVVKRVMGLYNT is encoded by the coding sequence ATGAGCAAAGTAGGGGTATGTAAGGTTGATATTACACCGCCTATAGGAATTGATTTTGTCGGATACCATAGAGAGACAGGAATAAATAATATTGAAGAGCATATTTATGGGACGGTTTTTGTATTTGAAAAAGATGAAATGAAAATTGTGTTTATAAGTATTGATAATATTGGGATGTTAGTAGAAGATACGAATATGATTCGTGAGCAAGTAGCGAGTGAACTTCATGTGCCGTTTGAGCGAATAACGGTTGTTTATACCCATACGCATTCCGGTCCAGAGACGGTCGGTGATGATCCGCTAGTGCAGTCGTATAAAACGATTTTAGTAAATAATGTAGTGCACGGTGCTGTTACTGCGAATAAAAACTTGAAGCAATGTGAAGTTGGTTGGGGTGTTACGACAGGTGATATTGGGGTCAACCGAAGAGAGCGAACATTTGATGGAAGAGCGAAGATGGGAACAAATATAGAGGGCGTTGTAGATAAAAGAATTGGGATGTTAGCAATAAGACATGCTGAAACGAAGGAGCTATCTGGTATTGTAGTATTTTGTACTGCGCATCCGAATGTTTTAAAAGGTGATAGTGATGTATTATCAGCAGATTATCCGGGAATGACGAGAGAGATTCTTGAGAAAATTGTAAACTGTCCTGTTATTATTGTGCAAGGAGCTGCTGGTAATGTAAATGCGAAATATCGCGGTTCAAGGGAAGCATTAAAGAAAATGGCTTATACACTTAGTGGACATGTATTGACGATGTTGCCAACAGTTACATACAGCCCAATTGTAAATGTAAGAACAGTTTCGAGTACGATGCAAATGAAGTTGAAAGATATTCCTGAAATGAATGAGATACGAAGCATGGCTCAATTAGTTGAGAAACAGTGGGGTGTGAATACGGATGAATGGCTTACTATCGTTTTAGAGAAATATAAGCAAGGTATTCGGCAGTTACGTATTGATTTAGAAGTGCAACTGTTTCAAATTAATGATGGTATATTCTCTGGTATACCGATGGAACCTTTTTCAGAGACTGCTTTAGAAATGAAAGAGAGTCTTCAAAATGAACTAGCTTTCTTTGGTGGATATACGAACGGATATATTGGTTACTTACCAACGAAGGAAGAATTCGCATATGGTGGATATGAAGTGGAATTAAGCCCTGTAGTGTATGGACCGGTTACGAATTTATTGATGCCACTGGAGGAAAATACTGCGGAGTTGGTTGTGAAGAGAGTTATGGGGTTATATAACACGTAA
- the cdr gene encoding CoA-disulfide reductase, protein MSRKIVVVGGVAGGASVAARLRRLSEEDEIIMVERGEYISFANCGLPYYIGGVITERQKLLVQTVERMSKRFNLDIRVLSEVVKINKEEKTITIKNVTTNETYNEAYDVLILSPGAKPIVPSIPGIEEAKALFTLRNVPDTDRIKAYIDEKKPRHATVIGGGFIGVEMVENLRERGIEVTLVEMANQVMPPIDYEMAAYVHEHMKNHDVELVFEDGVDALEENGAVVRLKSGSVIQTDMLILAIGVQPESSLAKGAGLALGVRGTIKVNEKFQTSDPHIYAIGDAIEVKDFVTETETMIPLAWPANRQGRMLADIIHGHTDSLYKGTLGTSVAKVFDLTVATTGLNEKILKRLNIPYEVVHVQANSHAGYYPNATPVLIKLIFNKDSGKIYGAQTLGRDGVDKRMDVIATAIKANLTVLDLPDLELSYAPPYSSAKDPVNMVGYAASNIVDGFVDTVQWHEIDRIVENGGYLIDVREPNELKQGMIKGSINIPLDELRDRLEEVPVDKDIYITCQLGMRGYVAARMLMEKGYKVKNVDGGFKLYGTVLPERIVY, encoded by the coding sequence ATGTCCAGAAAAATAGTTGTAGTAGGCGGAGTTGCCGGCGGGGCCTCAGTAGCTGCAAGGCTTCGTCGATTAAGTGAAGAAGATGAAATTATTATGGTGGAGCGCGGTGAATATATTTCATTCGCAAATTGTGGATTACCATACTATATTGGCGGTGTCATTACAGAAAGACAAAAGTTATTAGTACAAACTGTTGAAAGAATGTCGAAGCGTTTTAATTTAGATATACGTGTATTGAGTGAAGTAGTAAAGATTAATAAAGAAGAAAAAACAATTACGATAAAGAATGTAACGACAAATGAAACATATAACGAGGCATACGATGTGTTAATTCTTTCACCAGGGGCAAAACCAATTGTTCCATCTATTCCAGGGATTGAAGAAGCGAAAGCACTGTTTACGTTACGAAATGTACCGGATACTGATCGTATTAAAGCGTATATTGATGAGAAGAAACCACGTCATGCGACGGTGATTGGTGGCGGATTTATTGGAGTGGAAATGGTTGAAAACTTAAGAGAACGTGGAATTGAGGTTACTCTTGTAGAGATGGCGAATCAAGTAATGCCACCAATCGATTATGAAATGGCAGCATATGTGCATGAGCATATGAAAAATCACGATGTTGAGCTCGTTTTTGAAGATGGTGTAGATGCGTTAGAAGAGAACGGGGCTGTTGTACGTTTAAAAAGTGGCTCAGTTATACAAACAGATATGCTTATTTTAGCAATTGGTGTACAACCAGAGAGTAGTTTAGCGAAGGGTGCAGGGTTAGCACTAGGAGTTAGAGGAACGATAAAGGTAAATGAGAAATTTCAAACGTCTGACCCACATATATATGCAATTGGTGATGCGATTGAAGTAAAAGATTTTGTTACTGAAACAGAAACGATGATTCCTTTAGCGTGGCCGGCTAATCGTCAAGGTCGTATGTTAGCAGATATTATTCATGGTCATACGGATTCTTTATATAAAGGTACGCTCGGAACTTCTGTAGCTAAAGTTTTTGATCTAACAGTTGCTACGACTGGATTAAATGAGAAAATATTAAAACGATTAAATATACCCTATGAGGTAGTACATGTGCAGGCAAATTCTCATGCGGGATACTACCCGAATGCTACGCCAGTGCTAATAAAATTAATTTTTAATAAAGATAGCGGAAAAATTTATGGGGCACAGACGTTAGGACGTGACGGTGTAGATAAGCGTATGGATGTTATCGCAACGGCAATAAAAGCAAATTTAACTGTACTTGATTTGCCAGATTTAGAATTATCATATGCCCCGCCATATTCTTCTGCAAAAGACCCAGTAAACATGGTAGGGTATGCAGCAAGTAATATAGTAGATGGTTTTGTGGACACAGTACAATGGCATGAGATAGATCGTATTGTTGAAAATGGTGGATATCTTATTGATGTTCGAGAGCCTAATGAACTAAAGCAAGGAATGATTAAAGGCTCTATTAATATTCCGTTAGATGAATTACGTGATCGTTTGGAGGAAGTGCCAGTAGATAAAGATATATACATTACGTGTCAACTCGGTATGAGAGGGTATGTTGCAGCACGCATGTTAATGGAAAAAGGATATAAGGTAAAGAATGTAGATGGTGGTTTTAAATTGTATGGGACAGTCTTACCAGAACGTATTGTATATTGA
- the spoVR gene encoding stage V sporulation protein SpoVR, which produces MRASDDKALQYAIAEITEIATGFGLDFYPMRYEICPAEIIYTFGAYGMPTRFSHWSFGKQFFRMKLQYDLGLSKIYELVINSDPCYAFLLDTNSLIQNKLIVAHVLAHCDFFKNNIRFSNTKRDMVESMSATAEWVKAYEHKYGKEEVETFLDAVLAIQEHIDPSLMRPKLAWSIDDLEEEEVEKKKASQYDDLWNLDNRNKKQERSNVRKKKKIPPQPEKDLLLFIEEYSRELEDWQRDILTMMREEMLYFWPQLETKIMNEGWASFWHQRILREMDLTSDEAIEFAKLNAGVVQPSKTSINPYYLGIKMFEDIEERYNNPTEEMKRRGVKPGSGRDKIFEVREIEWDVSFLRNYLNKDLVMREDMYLFQRQGKEYKVIDKEWEHVRDQLVNMRTNGGFPYLVVEDGDYLKNGELYIKHSYEGIELDLKYLEKVLPYLHQLWGRTVHMESIVESKGVVFSYDGKMVHRKYV; this is translated from the coding sequence ATGAGAGCAAGTGACGATAAAGCACTGCAATATGCGATAGCGGAAATTACGGAAATTGCGACTGGATTTGGGCTTGATTTTTATCCGATGCGTTATGAAATATGTCCAGCGGAAATTATTTATACATTTGGTGCATATGGGATGCCGACGCGTTTTTCACATTGGAGTTTTGGAAAACAGTTTTTCAGAATGAAATTACAATACGATTTAGGTCTTAGCAAAATATACGAACTCGTTATTAACTCTGATCCATGTTATGCCTTTTTATTAGATACGAACTCGTTAATTCAAAATAAATTAATCGTAGCACACGTGTTAGCGCACTGTGATTTCTTTAAAAATAACATTCGTTTTTCAAATACGAAGCGAGATATGGTAGAAAGTATGTCAGCAACAGCTGAATGGGTGAAAGCATATGAGCATAAGTACGGAAAAGAAGAGGTAGAAACATTTTTAGATGCCGTACTTGCTATTCAAGAGCATATTGATCCGTCGCTTATGCGTCCGAAACTGGCGTGGAGTATTGATGATTTAGAAGAGGAAGAAGTAGAGAAGAAAAAGGCATCGCAATATGATGACCTATGGAATTTAGATAATCGAAATAAAAAGCAGGAACGCTCCAATGTACGTAAAAAGAAGAAAATCCCACCGCAACCAGAAAAAGATTTACTCCTCTTTATTGAAGAATATAGCCGTGAGTTAGAAGATTGGCAGCGAGACATATTAACGATGATGCGTGAAGAAATGTTATATTTCTGGCCGCAGCTTGAAACAAAGATCATGAACGAAGGCTGGGCGTCCTTCTGGCATCAACGTATACTTCGTGAAATGGACTTAACATCTGATGAAGCAATTGAATTTGCGAAATTAAATGCAGGCGTTGTACAGCCATCAAAAACGAGCATTAATCCATACTACCTCGGTATTAAAATGTTTGAAGATATTGAAGAACGTTACAACAACCCGACAGAAGAAATGAAGCGACGAGGTGTCAAACCAGGATCTGGTCGAGACAAAATCTTTGAAGTACGCGAAATCGAATGGGACGTATCGTTTTTAAGAAACTACTTAAATAAAGATCTCGTAATGAGAGAAGATATGTACTTATTCCAGCGCCAAGGAAAAGAATATAAAGTAATAGATAAAGAGTGGGAACATGTACGTGATCAGCTCGTAAATATGCGTACAAATGGTGGCTTCCCGTACTTAGTAGTAGAAGACGGAGACTACTTAAAGAACGGAGAATTGTATATTAAACATAGTTACGAAGGAATCGAGCTCGATTTAAAATACTTAGAAAAGGTATTACCATATCTGCATCAACTGTGGGGAAGAACAGTGCATATGGAGTCGATTGTGGAGAGTAAGGGTGTTGTGTTTTCTTATGATGGGAAGATGGTGCATCGGAAGTATGTGTGA